Proteins from a genomic interval of Shewanella seohaensis:
- a CDS encoding DUF4870 domain-containing protein, which translates to MIESVTKSERDFGLLVYASSLIGYLVPLGSILGPLIMWLMKREESAFVDQCGRSCLNFKLSLLIYVIISGLLAFVGIGFVFLIILGILDLVCTILGIIKASEGQVYRYPLTIKFLSDN; encoded by the coding sequence ATGATAGAGTCAGTGACTAAGAGTGAAAGAGATTTTGGCTTACTGGTGTATGCCTCCAGTTTAATCGGTTATTTAGTGCCATTAGGCTCGATTCTCGGACCACTGATTATGTGGTTGATGAAACGTGAAGAGTCGGCTTTTGTCGACCAATGCGGCCGTAGTTGCTTGAACTTTAAATTAAGTCTGTTGATCTATGTGATTATCAGCGGATTGTTAGCCTTTGTGGGCATTGGGTTTGTCTTCTTGATCATCCTCGGTATCCTCGACTTGGTTTGCACTATCCTTGGGATCATTAAGGCGAGCGAAGGGCAAGTGTATCGTTATCCGCTGACGATTAAGTTCCTTTCCGATAACTAA
- a CDS encoding MOSC domain-containing protein: MSTLLVNRLSGLYLGAVLQEIDGVSTGIDGKKSAQQLRVNVDHVEGDAQADPKHHGGLDRVLHHFPREHYGQYRRWDLITQLEDAPSMGENISTVGLNETEVNIGDILQIGAVTVQVTQPRSPCFKLNLQFGHRDFALAMQQSQLCGWFYRVLAPGVIQLNDRIELVERKTDISVAEAMALYFSPEYDAKAYDRLASCEGLAQSWVNSLQRRLATQQVEDWQMRLYGPKGK, from the coding sequence ATGTCGACCTTGTTGGTAAATAGATTATCGGGTTTGTATTTAGGGGCGGTTCTGCAAGAGATTGACGGTGTTTCTACTGGCATCGACGGTAAAAAATCGGCGCAGCAGTTGCGAGTGAATGTCGATCATGTCGAAGGCGATGCGCAAGCCGATCCTAAGCACCATGGCGGACTCGACCGAGTGCTGCATCATTTTCCCCGCGAGCATTATGGTCAGTACCGTCGTTGGGATTTAATCACCCAACTTGAAGATGCGCCGAGCATGGGTGAAAACATCAGCACGGTTGGTTTGAATGAAACTGAGGTCAATATCGGCGATATCCTGCAAATCGGTGCCGTCACAGTGCAGGTGACTCAGCCGCGTTCACCTTGCTTTAAATTGAACCTGCAATTTGGCCATAGAGATTTTGCCCTCGCCATGCAGCAGAGTCAGCTATGCGGTTGGTTTTACAGAGTATTAGCCCCAGGTGTGATTCAGCTAAACGACAGGATAGAATTAGTCGAGCGTAAAACCGATATCAGTGTTGCCGAGGCCATGGCGTTGTACTTCTCACCCGAATACGATGCCAAAGCCTATGATAGACTCGCCTCCTGTGAAGGGTTGGCACAAAGCTGGGTCAATAGCCTGCAGCGGCGCTTAGCGACACAGCAAGTCGAAGATTGGCAGATGCGCTTATATGGGCCAAAAGGTAAATAA
- a CDS encoding sensor domain-containing diguanylate cyclase: MGNHVWNDKKKFIWLLSVLLLVAFLVTSGISYKVAHDSLSQQIESNTLPLTSDNIYSEIQQDLLRPIFISSLMAQDTFVRDWMLNHEQEPEKLIRYLKEIQDKYDTVTSFFVSEQSRNYYHSSGVLKKIQDINPNDAWYFRVRSLPESEHYEINIDADTADRTKTTVFVNYKVFDFEGKFIGVTGVGLAVEKVKALIELYQKRYNRRVFFTDRQGNVTLHGDEYDGADSLQTTAGLELLATRILTSPSAAFSYQRNGKTVHLNSRLVPEFKWYLIVEQEDVPQEQELLNTFWGNLGLSLLVTIGILLISNMTLGRYQRKLEVMASTDKLTGAANRQVFEEYFHQALEKAKLSKQAISILLVDIDHFKKVNDSYGHSIGDLVLKTVTNLLRSQLKEQDVLCRWGGEEFIVLLPEMDLSHAAELAEHFRDLIFQRELKVNGVHIAITVSIGVAEYQKLEPAEDLIKRADLALYQAKEAGRNQVVLNQ, from the coding sequence ATGGGCAATCACGTTTGGAATGATAAAAAGAAGTTTATTTGGTTGCTGTCAGTATTGTTGCTGGTGGCCTTTTTAGTCACTAGTGGCATTAGTTATAAAGTGGCCCATGACTCTTTGAGTCAGCAGATTGAGAGCAATACTTTACCCTTAACCAGCGACAATATTTATTCTGAAATTCAACAGGATCTGCTTCGTCCCATCTTTATCTCCTCGCTTATGGCGCAGGATACCTTTGTGCGTGACTGGATGTTAAACCACGAACAAGAACCCGAAAAACTGATCCGTTATCTCAAGGAAATCCAAGATAAATACGATACAGTCACAAGTTTTTTTGTCTCGGAGCAGAGCCGTAATTACTACCACTCTTCGGGAGTCCTAAAGAAAATTCAAGATATCAACCCAAACGATGCCTGGTATTTTCGTGTACGTTCGTTACCCGAGTCAGAGCATTACGAGATTAATATCGATGCCGATACGGCGGATCGGACTAAGACAACCGTATTTGTTAACTACAAGGTTTTTGATTTTGAAGGTAAGTTTATTGGCGTCACCGGTGTCGGCCTTGCGGTTGAAAAGGTCAAGGCGCTGATCGAGCTCTATCAGAAACGTTACAACCGCCGGGTATTTTTCACCGACAGGCAGGGCAACGTCACCCTCCATGGGGATGAATATGATGGTGCCGATTCTTTGCAGACTACCGCCGGACTTGAGCTGCTGGCTACGCGGATTTTAACCAGTCCGAGCGCGGCCTTTAGCTATCAACGCAACGGTAAAACGGTCCACTTAAACAGTCGCCTCGTGCCTGAATTCAAATGGTATCTTATCGTTGAGCAGGAAGATGTGCCGCAGGAGCAAGAGCTGCTGAATACCTTTTGGGGTAACTTGGGCTTAAGTTTATTGGTGACAATTGGGATTTTACTGATTTCAAACATGACCTTAGGTCGTTATCAGCGCAAACTGGAGGTCATGGCCTCAACCGATAAACTCACCGGCGCCGCTAATCGCCAAGTGTTTGAAGAGTATTTCCATCAGGCATTAGAGAAGGCAAAGCTGTCCAAACAAGCGATTTCAATCCTCCTTGTCGATATCGACCACTTTAAAAAAGTGAACGATAGCTATGGTCACAGCATTGGTGACTTAGTATTAAAAACCGTCACTAACCTGCTGCGTAGTCAGTTAAAAGAGCAGGATGTACTTTGCCGTTGGGGCGGCGAGGAGTTTATCGTGTTATTGCCTGAGATGGATCTAAGTCATGCCGCTGAATTAGCCGAGCATTTCCGTGATTTAATTTTCCAGCGCGAATTAAAAGTCAATGGTGTGCACATCGCTATCACTGTGAGTATTGGGGTTGCCGAATACCAAAAACTTGAGCCAGCGGAAGATTTGATTAAACGAGCGGATCTCGCCTTGTATCAGGCGAAAGAAGCGGGGCGCAATCAAGTGGTTCTCAATCAGTAG
- a CDS encoding PfkB family carbohydrate kinase, with product MANILLVANLNCDRVLILDKPLKTGGRFHYQDGGQRLGGGGANTGLGLVWAGHRVALVSQVGRDEMGDWVIAEASTQGLDCRLVQRRAGNTCEMLLVMTPDGERTIIRPQRPVFELSVPPKWQHWDALYFNTSAEGTVSWAKTALDHCLVIAQLAKDDRPRPCHVLLASVSDMHGRCDVASWDYGVSIGGESLRYFVVTDGVRGAKVYTRDDVQHVPAVPAEVVDTTGAGDAYAAGLIHGLCAGKTITEAMAEGAIWAAFAVATDSSIPGEALKHYLEG from the coding sequence ATGGCAAATATTTTGCTGGTGGCCAATCTTAACTGTGACCGAGTGTTGATCCTCGATAAACCATTGAAAACGGGCGGGCGCTTTCATTATCAAGATGGCGGACAAAGGCTAGGTGGTGGTGGCGCCAATACTGGGCTTGGACTGGTATGGGCGGGCCATAGAGTTGCACTGGTGAGCCAAGTCGGGCGGGATGAAATGGGCGACTGGGTCATCGCAGAGGCGAGTACTCAAGGGCTCGATTGTCGTTTAGTGCAGCGCCGCGCGGGAAATACCTGTGAAATGTTACTGGTGATGACGCCCGATGGTGAGCGCACCATCATTCGTCCGCAGCGGCCAGTTTTTGAGTTATCGGTACCACCCAAATGGCAGCATTGGGATGCGCTGTATTTTAATACCTCGGCTGAGGGCACGGTCAGTTGGGCGAAAACCGCACTGGATCACTGCCTTGTGATCGCACAACTGGCGAAGGATGACAGGCCGCGCCCTTGCCACGTGTTACTGGCTTCTGTGAGTGATATGCATGGCCGCTGTGATGTCGCTTCTTGGGATTATGGCGTGAGCATTGGCGGAGAATCATTACGTTATTTTGTTGTCACCGACGGTGTGCGTGGCGCTAAGGTGTATACCCGAGACGATGTGCAGCATGTGCCGGCTGTGCCTGCTGAGGTAGTCGATACTACAGGAGCGGGAGATGCCTATGCCGCAGGGCTTATTCATGGCTTATGTGCGGGAAAAACCATTACCGAAGCTATGGCCGAAGGCGCGATTTGGGCAGCATTTGCCGTGGCCACCGACAGCTCTATCCCCGGTGAAGCATTGAAACACTATTTAGAAGGTTAG
- a CDS encoding TetR/AcrR family transcriptional regulator: protein MKTETQSTRQHILDVGYSLILKQGFSCLGLAQLLKAAQVPKGSFYHYFKSKEQFGEALLAGYFEQYQAELDGLFNETQLSGFERQIQYWQRWLHVQQDGCVDQKCLVVKLSAEVADLSEAMRLVLLKGSAGIIERLTQCIQVGIADKSICEQDAQATAELLYHMWLGASLMNKLGHSRAALERALAMTESILKTKTMG from the coding sequence ATGAAAACTGAAACCCAATCGACGCGTCAGCATATTCTCGACGTTGGATACTCACTGATCCTCAAACAAGGCTTTTCGTGCCTAGGCTTAGCCCAATTACTCAAGGCCGCCCAAGTCCCTAAAGGCTCGTTTTATCATTATTTTAAATCCAAAGAGCAATTCGGTGAGGCCTTGTTAGCTGGGTATTTCGAGCAATACCAAGCTGAGCTTGATGGCCTGTTTAACGAGACTCAACTCTCTGGCTTTGAGCGCCAAATACAATACTGGCAAAGATGGTTGCACGTACAGCAGGACGGTTGTGTCGATCAAAAATGCCTAGTCGTTAAGTTAAGTGCTGAGGTGGCCGATCTCTCTGAGGCCATGCGCCTTGTGCTTTTAAAGGGGTCGGCTGGCATCATTGAGCGCTTAACCCAGTGCATTCAAGTGGGGATTGCCGATAAATCCATCTGTGAGCAGGATGCCCAGGCAACAGCAGAGTTGTTGTATCACATGTGGCTCGGCGCCAGTTTGATGAATAAACTCGGCCATAGCCGCGCAGCTTTAGAGCGCGCCCTTGCAATGACCGAATCTATTTTAAAGACCAAAACCATGGGTTAA
- a CDS encoding iron-containing alcohol dehydrogenase produces MFNFAYYNPTRIHFGKNTIAEIDTLVPSNARVMVLFGGSSARRTGTLAEVKHALGDRFVVEFEGIEPNPTYETLMQAVEQVRELNIDFLLAVGGGSVIDGTKFVAAAAVFEGEPWDILTNWGANVTKAMPFGSVLTLPATGSEMNNASVVTRKSLKAKLPFRNDLVYPQFSILDPTKTFTLPERQVANGVVDAFVHITEQYLTYPVNAAVQDRFAEGLLQILIELGPQALTQPEDYDIRANLMWVATMALNGTIATGVPHDWATHMIGHELTALYDIDHARTLAIVLPALLRCTKAAKREKLLQFADRVWHINIGSEDERIEAAIAKTQAFFESMGIATHLSAYDLGKEAVDAVVTQLKQHGMVALGEHGNIDPAMSRDILTLAL; encoded by the coding sequence ATGTTCAATTTCGCCTACTACAACCCAACACGAATCCATTTTGGTAAAAACACCATTGCTGAAATTGATACTTTAGTACCAAGCAATGCCAGAGTCATGGTGTTATTTGGCGGTAGCAGTGCCAGACGCACTGGCACATTAGCCGAAGTCAAACATGCGCTTGGAGATCGTTTCGTGGTCGAGTTCGAGGGAATCGAACCTAACCCAACCTACGAAACCCTGATGCAGGCTGTAGAGCAAGTTCGTGAATTAAACATCGACTTTTTACTCGCAGTCGGCGGCGGTTCTGTGATCGATGGAACTAAATTTGTTGCGGCGGCAGCGGTATTTGAAGGCGAGCCTTGGGATATCCTCACCAACTGGGGCGCGAATGTGACTAAAGCCATGCCATTTGGCTCGGTATTAACCTTGCCTGCGACGGGTTCAGAGATGAACAACGCCAGCGTGGTGACCCGTAAGTCGTTGAAAGCTAAACTGCCGTTCCGTAACGACTTGGTTTATCCACAATTCTCAATCCTCGACCCAACTAAGACCTTCACTCTGCCAGAAAGACAAGTGGCGAACGGCGTGGTCGATGCCTTTGTGCATATCACAGAGCAGTACCTCACCTACCCGGTCAATGCGGCGGTGCAGGACAGATTCGCCGAAGGCTTGCTGCAAATTTTGATTGAACTAGGGCCACAGGCACTCACACAGCCAGAAGATTACGATATCCGCGCTAACTTGATGTGGGTCGCGACTATGGCACTCAATGGCACGATTGCGACGGGTGTACCGCACGACTGGGCAACACACATGATCGGTCATGAACTCACAGCCTTGTATGATATTGACCATGCCCGCACCTTAGCCATTGTATTACCAGCATTATTACGCTGCACTAAGGCCGCTAAGCGTGAGAAGCTACTGCAGTTTGCTGACAGAGTGTGGCACATCAACATCGGCTCGGAAGATGAACGTATTGAGGCCGCGATTGCGAAAACCCAAGCCTTCTTCGAATCCATGGGCATTGCAACCCACTTATCTGCCTACGATTTAGGTAAAGAAGCTGTCGATGCTGTCGTCACTCAGCTTAAGCAGCATGGCATGGTTGCCCTAGGCGAACATGGCAATATCGATCCCGCCATGAGCCGCGATATTTTAACCTTGGCGCTCTAA
- the glnL gene encoding nitrogen regulation protein NR(II) produces the protein MDKETLLNHLVTAVLVIDKDLKPCYANAAAEQLLGVGSHRLVEQALPEHYQILGVDAQLLSDAVKAGQGLTVNTATLVTLDAQHHTVDLTLIPLEDEAQLSLLELRQVDQQRRIHQQLSQDAQQQAAQFLVRNLAHEIKNPLGGLRGAAQLLSRELEDPAQKEFTNLIIEQADRLRSLVDRLLGPQRPTQHSLHNIHQVVQKVYKLVEMALPANIQLKRDYDPSIPDIEMDPDQMQQAVLNILQNAVQALEHTGGEILIRTRTQHQVTIGSQRHKLVLTLSIIDNGPGIPPELMDTLFYPMVTSREQGSGLGLSIAHNIARLHSGRIDCVSSPGHTEFIISLPILSAK, from the coding sequence ATGGATAAAGAGACTCTGCTTAATCATTTAGTCACCGCGGTACTTGTCATCGATAAGGATCTTAAGCCTTGTTATGCCAACGCCGCAGCAGAGCAACTGTTAGGTGTCGGTAGCCATAGATTGGTCGAGCAAGCCCTGCCGGAGCATTATCAAATCCTTGGCGTTGATGCCCAATTACTGAGTGATGCGGTGAAAGCCGGCCAAGGCCTCACTGTTAATACGGCGACCTTAGTGACCTTAGATGCCCAGCACCATACCGTCGACCTAACGCTGATCCCGCTCGAAGACGAAGCACAATTGAGCCTACTTGAACTGAGACAAGTGGACCAACAACGCCGGATCCACCAACAACTCAGTCAAGATGCCCAGCAACAGGCGGCGCAATTTCTCGTGCGAAATTTGGCCCACGAGATCAAAAATCCCTTGGGCGGCCTACGTGGCGCGGCACAATTGCTCTCGCGGGAATTAGAGGATCCGGCACAAAAGGAATTTACCAATCTGATCATTGAGCAGGCCGACCGCCTGCGCAGCCTAGTGGACAGATTGCTCGGTCCGCAGCGACCGACCCAACATAGCCTGCACAACATTCATCAAGTGGTGCAGAAGGTCTATAAACTCGTGGAAATGGCTCTGCCCGCCAATATTCAGCTAAAGCGCGACTACGATCCTTCGATTCCCGATATCGAGATGGATCCCGACCAAATGCAACAAGCCGTGTTGAATATTTTGCAGAATGCGGTGCAAGCCCTTGAGCATACAGGTGGCGAAATCCTGATCCGCACCCGCACGCAACATCAGGTCACTATCGGTTCGCAGCGCCACAAGCTCGTGCTGACCCTGTCCATTATCGACAATGGCCCAGGTATACCACCGGAGCTGATGGACACGCTGTTTTATCCCATGGTCACCAGTCGTGAGCAAGGTTCGGGGCTGGGCCTATCGATTGCCCATAACATTGCCAGATTACACTCGGGCAGAATCGATTGTGTATCTAGCCCTGGGCATACCGAATTTATCATTTCGTTACCGATTTTAAGCGCCAAATAA
- the glnG gene encoding nitrogen regulation protein NR(I), with protein MRMSEQVWILDDDSSIRWVLEKALQGAKLSTASFAAAESLWQALEISQPRVIVSDIRMPGTDGLTLLERLQIHYPHIPVIIMTAHSDLDSAVSAYQAGAFEYLPKPFDIDEAISLVERALTHATEQSPAPAAQETQVKTPEIIGEAPAMQEVFRAIGRLSRSSISVLINGQSGTGKELVAGALHKHSPRKDKPFIALNMAAIPKDLIESELFGHEKGAFTGAANVRQGRFEQANGGTLFLDEIGDMPLDVQTRLLRVLADGQFYRVGGHSAVQVDVRIIAATHQDLEQLVLKGGFREDLFHRLNVIRVHLPPLSQRREDIPQLATHFLASAAKEIGVEAKILTKETAAKLSQLPWPGNVRQLENTCRWLTVMASGQEILPQDLPPELLKEPASNNPMAKGSQDWQSALTEWIDQKLSEGNSDLLTEVQPAFERILLETALRHTQGHKQEAAKRLGWGRNTLTRKLKELSMD; from the coding sequence ATGCGAATGAGTGAACAAGTGTGGATCCTCGACGATGACAGTTCGATACGTTGGGTGCTCGAAAAGGCGCTACAAGGCGCGAAACTCAGCACTGCCAGCTTTGCCGCGGCCGAATCACTCTGGCAAGCATTAGAGATTTCCCAGCCACGGGTCATAGTCTCAGATATTCGTATGCCGGGCACCGATGGCTTAACCCTATTAGAAAGGTTGCAAATCCACTACCCGCATATTCCCGTCATCATCATGACTGCACATTCGGATTTAGACAGTGCCGTCAGCGCCTATCAGGCGGGGGCATTTGAGTATTTACCCAAGCCCTTCGATATTGATGAAGCGATTTCCTTAGTCGAGCGCGCCCTAACCCATGCGACCGAGCAAAGCCCTGCACCTGCGGCGCAGGAGACGCAAGTCAAAACGCCCGAAATCATAGGTGAAGCGCCCGCCATGCAGGAGGTATTTCGCGCCATCGGCCGATTATCACGCTCCTCAATCAGCGTGCTCATCAACGGCCAATCGGGTACGGGTAAAGAGCTGGTTGCAGGCGCATTGCACAAACACAGTCCACGCAAGGATAAGCCCTTTATTGCCTTGAATATGGCGGCAATTCCCAAAGACTTAATCGAATCAGAACTCTTCGGCCATGAAAAAGGCGCCTTCACCGGCGCGGCAAACGTGCGCCAAGGACGCTTCGAGCAAGCCAATGGAGGCACCCTGTTTTTAGATGAAATAGGCGATATGCCGCTGGACGTGCAAACCCGCCTGCTGCGGGTGCTCGCCGATGGGCAATTTTATCGAGTCGGCGGCCATAGCGCAGTCCAAGTGGATGTGCGCATTATTGCCGCTACTCACCAAGATCTAGAGCAACTCGTACTTAAGGGAGGATTTAGGGAAGACCTATTCCATCGGCTCAATGTTATCCGCGTCCACTTGCCGCCGCTGTCACAACGCCGTGAGGATATTCCCCAACTGGCGACCCACTTTTTAGCCTCCGCCGCGAAGGAGATTGGTGTCGAGGCAAAAATCCTCACCAAAGAGACCGCAGCCAAGCTATCGCAACTGCCTTGGCCAGGGAACGTCAGACAACTCGAGAATACCTGTCGCTGGCTCACGGTAATGGCCTCAGGGCAAGAAATCCTGCCCCAGGATTTACCCCCAGAGCTACTTAAAGAGCCCGCCAGTAATAATCCTATGGCAAAAGGCAGCCAAGATTGGCAATCGGCACTCACAGAGTGGATTGACCAAAAACTGTCTGAGGGAAATAGTGATTTATTAACCGAAGTTCAGCCGGCCTTTGAACGTATTTTGCTCGAAACCGCATTACGCCATACCCAAGGGCATAAACAAGAAGCGGCAAAACGTTTAGGTTGGGGAAGAAATACCTTAACGCGAAAACTCAAAGAATTATCTATGGATTAA